From Halobacillus sp. Marseille-Q1614, the proteins below share one genomic window:
- the bioD gene encoding dethiobiotin synthase: MGQGIFVTGTDTGIGKTFVAAGIAAALSEKGVDVGVFKPMLSGDNREDPESDTIILKSMSGDESPTSDITPFQFDEPLAPYLAAKRQGISVKKTEVINTWNDIKHRHSFKIVEGAGGIAVPYGKDFLVSDVMKDINLPVLVVARPNLGTVNHTFLTVDYARRCGLDVIGVVINGYNPETAGVAEQTNPELIEHFCKVPVLGIIPQMDKKDKKTLAELFDSKMDLSSFMQAGVK, from the coding sequence TTGGGACAAGGAATTTTCGTAACTGGAACAGACACAGGCATTGGAAAAACATTCGTAGCAGCTGGAATAGCGGCCGCACTGTCAGAAAAAGGTGTGGATGTCGGTGTTTTCAAACCGATGCTAAGTGGTGACAATAGAGAAGACCCGGAAAGTGATACTATAATCTTAAAGTCCATGTCTGGTGACGAATCTCCGACATCGGACATCACTCCCTTTCAATTTGATGAACCGTTGGCACCCTATCTCGCCGCTAAGCGACAAGGCATTTCTGTAAAAAAGACAGAAGTGATAAATACCTGGAATGATATCAAACATCGCCATTCCTTTAAAATAGTTGAAGGGGCAGGCGGCATTGCCGTCCCTTACGGAAAAGATTTTCTCGTCAGTGATGTGATGAAGGATATAAACCTTCCAGTGCTTGTGGTGGCCCGCCCTAATCTAGGTACAGTCAACCACACCTTTCTGACAGTGGATTATGCCCGCAGGTGCGGGTTGGATGTAATAGGCGTTGTGATCAATGGATATAATCCCGAAACGGCAGGAGTTGCAGAACAAACGAACCCTGAACTAATTGAGCATTTTTGCAAGGTACCTGTCCTTGGAATTATCCCGCAAATGGATAAAAAGGATAAGAAGACGCTGGCTGAGTTATTCGATTCTAAAATGGATTTATCTTCTTTTATGCAGGCAGGTGTTAAATGA